A window of the Diceros bicornis minor isolate mBicDic1 chromosome 28, mDicBic1.mat.cur, whole genome shotgun sequence genome harbors these coding sequences:
- the PTPA gene encoding serine/threonine-protein phosphatase 2A activator: MAEGERQSPPDSSEDTPPATQNFIIPKKEIHTVPDMGKWKRSQAYADYIGFILTLNEGVKGKKLTFEYKVSEAIEKLVALLNTLDRWIDETPPVDQPSRFGNKAYRTWYAKLDQEAENLVATVVPTHLAAAVPEVAVYLKEAVGNSTRIDYGTGHEAAFAAFLCCLCKIGVLRVDDQIAIVFKVFSRYLEVMRKLQKTYRMEPAGSQGVWGLDDFQFLPFIWGSSQLIDHPFLEPRHFVDEKAVNENHKDYMFLECILFITEMKTGPFAEHSNQLWNISAVPSWSKVNQGLIRMYKAECLEKFPVIQHFKFGSLLPIHPVTSC, from the exons ATTCTTCGGAGGATACCCCTCCGGCGACTCAGAACTTCATCATTCCAAAAAAGGAGATCCACACCGTTCCAGACATGGGCAAATGGAAGCGTTCTCAG GCGTACGCCGACTACATCGGATTCATCCTCACCCTCAACGAAGGTGTGAAGGGGAAGAAGCTGACCTTCGAGTACAAAGTCTCTGAG GCCATTGAGAAACTGGTCGCTCTTCTCAACACATTGGACAGGTGGATTGATGAGACTCCTCCGGTGGACCAGCCCTCTCGATTTGGGAACAAGGCCTATAGGACCTGGTATGCCAAACTCGACCAG GAAGCAGAAAACTTGGTGGCCACAGTGGTCCCCACCCATCTGGCAGCTGCTGTGCCCGAGGTGGCTGTTTACCTAAAGGAGGCAGTGGGGAACTCCACGCGCATCGATTACGGCACAG GACATGAAGCCGCCTTTGCTGCTTTCCTCTGCTGTCTCTGCAAGATCGGGGTGCTCCGGGTGGACGACCAGATAGCAATCGTCTTCAAGGTCTTCAGTCG GTACCTGGAGGTTATGCGGAAACTCCAGAAAACATACAGGATGGAGCCCGCCGGCAGCCAGGGAGTGTGGGGCCTGGATGACTTCCAGTTCCTGCCCTTTATCTGGGGCAGTTCGCAGCTGATAG ATCACCCGTTTCTGGAGCCCAGGCACTTTGTCGATGAGAAGGCTGTGAATGAGAACCACAAGGACTACATGTTCCTGGAGTGTATCCTGTTTATCACCGAG ATGAAGACGGGCCCCTTTGCGGAGCACTCCAACCAGCTGTGGAACATCAGTGCGGTCCCCTCCTGGTCCAAAGTGAACCAGGGCCTCATCCGCATGTACAAGGCTGAG TGCCTGGAGAAGTTCCCCGTCATCCAGCACTTCAAGTTCGGGAGCCTGCTGCCCATCCACCCCGTCACGTCGTGCTAG